One region of Clavibacter michiganensis subsp. tessellarius genomic DNA includes:
- a CDS encoding ABC transporter ATP-binding protein: protein MGDVRGDAVAGSMAGGPGDALTATGITLRYPPRRDPAARRAARAARASGGAAPSPALDDVSFRVAPGETVGVVGRSGSGKSTLLRVLLALEAPAAGRVRLGDRPVEPGRASALRWYRRRVQAVPQDPGASLEPRMTVRQLIREPLRRLDVPGDHAAIVARALDDVGLAASLAGRRPAELSGGQAQRVALARAIATSPGILLADEPVSGVDLPLRDRIIELLDGLVRERGIGLVLVSHDLDAVARLCARSVVLAGGRVVEEGPTARLLAAPAHPATRELADAVPRLPGALTA from the coding sequence ATGGGCGACGTGCGGGGCGACGCCGTGGCCGGCTCGATGGCCGGCGGCCCGGGCGACGCGCTGACCGCCACCGGGATCACGCTGCGCTACCCGCCGCGGCGCGACCCCGCCGCCCGCCGGGCCGCCCGCGCCGCCCGGGCGTCCGGCGGCGCCGCGCCCTCCCCCGCGCTCGACGACGTGTCGTTCCGCGTCGCGCCGGGCGAGACGGTGGGCGTCGTGGGACGGTCCGGATCCGGCAAGTCGACGCTGCTGCGCGTCCTCCTCGCGCTCGAGGCGCCGGCCGCGGGCCGCGTCCGCCTCGGCGACCGGCCGGTGGAGCCGGGCCGCGCATCCGCCCTCCGCTGGTACCGGCGGCGCGTGCAGGCGGTGCCGCAGGATCCGGGCGCGAGCCTCGAGCCGCGCATGACCGTGCGGCAGCTGATCCGCGAGCCGCTCCGCCGCCTCGACGTGCCGGGCGACCACGCCGCGATCGTCGCCCGCGCCCTCGACGACGTGGGCCTCGCCGCTTCCCTCGCCGGCCGGCGCCCCGCCGAGCTCTCCGGCGGGCAGGCCCAGCGCGTCGCCCTCGCGCGGGCCATCGCGACCTCCCCCGGGATCCTGCTCGCCGACGAGCCCGTGAGCGGCGTCGACCTGCCGCTGCGCGACCGGATCATCGAGCTGCTCGACGGCCTGGTGCGGGAGCGCGGCATCGGGCTGGTGCTCGTCTCGCACGACCTCGACGCCGTCGCGCGGCTCTGCGCCCGGAGCGTCGTGCTCGCGGGCGGGCGCGTCGTGGAGGAGGGGCCGACCGCGCGCCTCCTCGCCGCCCCCGCGCATCCGGCCACGCGCGAGCTCGCCGACGCCGTCCCGCGGCTGCCGGGAGCGCTCACCGCATGA
- a CDS encoding MFS transporter, which translates to MSAAHATTSPPSPAPANPRSRVLVASLVGTSIEFFDFYVYATAAVLVFPALFFSADDPTVALLESLAVFGVAFFARPIGSVVFGHFGDRIGRTGTLVASLLTMGIATVLIGCLPSGRTPGWELAAPAALAILRFVQGLGLGGEWGGAALLATENAPAGKRALYGTFPQLGAPVGFLLANGLFLILSLSLSPADLQAWGWRVPFLASAVLVVVGLYVRVRLVEAPEFQEVLDRGETSRLPLGRTIRTGWRGLVLGAFALLATFTLFYLMTTFAVTFATSPRTADAAQAAATAAGKPFDPASFHAGLGYARTDFLEMLLVGVVFFAVAIVVSGVLAGRMGARPVVLRSALGMVAFGLLMEPLLAAGLPGTLMFIVLGFVLIGLAYGAVGSLLPAVFATDVRYTGASLSFSLAGIIGGAVAPFIATWLWGLAGGSVWLVGVYLSVASALSFVALLVLREQGETRGVAGADAA; encoded by the coding sequence ATGTCCGCTGCGCACGCCACCACCAGCCCGCCCTCCCCCGCTCCCGCGAACCCGCGCTCGCGCGTGCTGGTCGCGAGCCTGGTGGGCACCTCCATCGAGTTCTTCGACTTCTACGTCTACGCGACGGCCGCCGTGCTCGTCTTCCCGGCGCTGTTCTTCTCCGCCGACGACCCGACGGTCGCGCTGCTGGAGTCGCTCGCGGTGTTCGGGGTCGCGTTCTTCGCCCGCCCCATCGGGTCCGTCGTGTTCGGCCACTTCGGCGACCGGATCGGCCGCACCGGCACGCTCGTCGCCTCGCTGCTCACCATGGGCATCGCCACGGTGCTCATCGGCTGCCTGCCGAGCGGCCGCACGCCCGGCTGGGAGCTCGCGGCCCCCGCGGCCCTCGCGATCCTCCGCTTCGTGCAGGGCCTCGGCCTCGGCGGCGAGTGGGGCGGGGCGGCGCTGCTCGCCACCGAGAACGCGCCCGCCGGGAAGCGCGCGCTGTACGGCACCTTCCCGCAGCTCGGCGCGCCCGTCGGGTTCCTCCTCGCCAACGGCCTGTTCCTCATCCTGTCGCTCTCGCTCTCCCCCGCCGACCTGCAGGCGTGGGGCTGGCGCGTGCCCTTCCTCGCGAGCGCGGTGCTCGTGGTCGTCGGCCTGTACGTGCGCGTGCGGCTCGTCGAGGCGCCCGAGTTCCAGGAGGTGCTCGACCGCGGCGAGACCTCCCGCCTCCCGCTCGGCCGCACCATCCGCACCGGCTGGCGCGGCCTCGTCCTCGGCGCGTTCGCGCTGCTCGCGACCTTCACGCTCTTCTACCTGATGACCACGTTCGCGGTCACCTTCGCGACCTCGCCCCGCACGGCGGACGCCGCCCAGGCCGCCGCCACCGCCGCGGGCAAGCCGTTCGACCCGGCGTCGTTCCACGCGGGCCTCGGCTACGCGCGCACCGACTTCCTGGAGATGCTGCTCGTCGGGGTCGTGTTCTTCGCCGTCGCGATCGTGGTGTCCGGCGTGCTCGCCGGCCGCATGGGCGCCCGGCCCGTCGTGCTCCGCAGCGCGCTCGGCATGGTCGCGTTCGGCCTGCTGATGGAGCCGCTGCTCGCCGCGGGCCTGCCCGGCACGCTCATGTTCATCGTGCTGGGCTTCGTGCTCATCGGCCTCGCCTACGGGGCGGTCGGGTCGCTGCTGCCCGCCGTGTTCGCGACCGACGTGCGCTACACGGGCGCGTCGCTGTCCTTCAGCCTCGCGGGCATCATCGGCGGCGCCGTCGCCCCGTTCATCGCGACCTGGCTCTGGGGCCTCGCGGGCGGCAGCGTCTGGCTCGTCGGCGTGTACCTCAGCGTGGCGTCGGCGCTCTCGTTCGTCGCGCTCCTCGTGCTGCGCGAGCAGGGCGAGACGCGCGGCGTCGCCGGAGCCGACGCGGCCTGA
- a CDS encoding ABC transporter substrate-binding protein, with translation MPARRPRSARSTGSARRARSLALVALAAASTLALSGCFAASPGSSADGSAGGDGRIRLAMLQPPRSGLTPLSDDAFKLSRWSTAETLVTLDDLGEAQPQLATAWTRTDDLTWTFDIRPDVPFHDGTTLTAAQAAASLTAAAAASPKPRILDGVDLTATADGDRLVVRTASADPLLPQRLSSPQLAILAASAYAADGTVSPVGTGTGPFRLTAVDGTSSATLDRFDDYWGGRAAASGIDVRFVPDGTARAAALRTGTADVVEAIPVGQAAQVDPALIHEVPMPRTNTLYLNTRTGPFADPAVRAAAQAAVDRAALVSSVYEGRADEAAGLLGPALPWAADLRDGASYRDALAGRAAPAQVDGVPITLGTFTDRAELPEVAVQLEQQLEAAGFRVTQDVREYQYIEADALAGRFDAFILSRATVLDSGDPAAYLYSDFACAGSFNISQECDPAVDEALTAASALPAGADRRAAIMRVEALVLADDAAVPLLHERVIQGEAAGVTGAVRDPRERALITADTRVDG, from the coding sequence ATGCCCGCTAGACGCCCCCGCTCCGCCCGCTCCACCGGATCCGCCCGCCGCGCCCGCTCCCTCGCCCTGGTCGCGCTCGCCGCCGCGTCGACGCTCGCCCTCAGCGGCTGCTTCGCGGCGAGCCCGGGATCCTCCGCCGACGGATCCGCGGGCGGCGACGGCCGCATCCGCCTGGCGATGCTGCAGCCGCCGCGCTCGGGCCTCACGCCGCTCAGCGACGACGCGTTCAAGCTGTCGCGCTGGAGCACGGCCGAGACCCTCGTGACCCTCGACGACCTCGGCGAGGCCCAACCGCAGCTCGCCACCGCGTGGACGCGGACCGACGACCTCACCTGGACCTTCGACATCCGCCCGGACGTGCCCTTCCACGACGGCACGACCCTCACCGCCGCGCAGGCCGCCGCCTCCCTCACCGCCGCGGCGGCGGCGAGCCCGAAGCCGCGGATCCTCGACGGCGTCGACCTCACCGCCACCGCCGACGGCGACCGCCTCGTCGTCCGCACGGCGAGCGCCGACCCGCTCCTGCCGCAGCGCCTCTCGAGCCCGCAGCTGGCGATCCTCGCGGCCTCCGCGTACGCGGCCGACGGCACGGTCTCGCCCGTCGGCACCGGCACGGGCCCCTTCCGACTCACCGCGGTCGACGGCACCTCGTCGGCCACGCTCGACCGCTTCGACGACTACTGGGGCGGCCGCGCGGCGGCCTCCGGCATCGACGTGCGCTTCGTGCCCGACGGCACCGCGCGCGCGGCGGCCCTCCGCACCGGCACGGCCGACGTGGTCGAGGCGATCCCGGTCGGCCAGGCCGCGCAGGTGGATCCCGCGCTCATCCACGAGGTCCCCATGCCGCGCACGAACACCCTCTACCTGAACACGAGGACGGGACCGTTCGCGGATCCGGCCGTGCGCGCCGCCGCGCAGGCCGCCGTCGACCGCGCCGCCCTCGTCTCGAGCGTCTACGAGGGCCGGGCCGACGAGGCGGCCGGCCTCCTCGGCCCGGCGCTCCCCTGGGCCGCCGACCTCCGCGACGGCGCCTCCTACCGCGACGCCCTCGCCGGCCGCGCCGCACCCGCGCAGGTCGACGGCGTGCCCATCACCCTCGGCACGTTCACCGATCGCGCCGAGCTCCCCGAGGTCGCCGTGCAGCTCGAGCAGCAGCTCGAGGCGGCGGGCTTCCGGGTGACGCAGGACGTGCGCGAGTACCAGTACATCGAGGCCGACGCGCTGGCGGGGAGGTTCGACGCCTTCATCCTGTCGCGCGCCACCGTGCTCGACTCGGGCGACCCCGCGGCGTACCTCTACAGCGACTTCGCGTGCGCCGGCTCGTTCAACATCTCGCAGGAGTGCGACCCCGCGGTCGACGAGGCGCTCACGGCGGCGTCCGCGCTGCCCGCGGGCGCCGACCGGCGGGCCGCGATCATGCGCGTCGAGGCCCTCGTGCTCGCCGACGACGCCGCCGTGCCGCTCCTGCACGAGCGCGTGATCCAGGGCGAGGCCGCGGGGGTGACGGGCGCCGTCCGCGATCCCCGCGAGCGCGCGCTCATCACGGCCGACACGCGCGTCGACGGCTGA
- a CDS encoding MOSC domain-containing protein has protein sequence MQPSPAPRVVAVARDDQHRFSKPLRPSITLLAGLGVEGDAHAGTTVQHLSRKRRDPDAPNLRQVHLVHSELHAELAEQGFAVAAGDLGENVTTAGVPLLDLPAGTRLHLGAEAVVEITGLRNPCIQIDGLGAGTMKAVLGRDADGNVVRKSGVMAVVITGGEVLPDDAVRVELPAGEHRALQPV, from the coding sequence ATGCAGCCGTCCCCCGCGCCCCGGGTCGTCGCCGTCGCGCGCGACGACCAGCACCGCTTCTCGAAGCCCCTCCGCCCCTCGATCACGCTCCTCGCCGGCCTCGGCGTGGAGGGCGACGCGCACGCCGGCACCACCGTGCAGCACCTCTCGCGGAAGCGCCGCGACCCGGATGCGCCGAACCTCCGCCAGGTGCACCTCGTGCACTCCGAGCTGCACGCGGAGCTCGCCGAGCAGGGCTTCGCGGTCGCCGCGGGCGACCTCGGCGAGAACGTGACGACGGCGGGCGTCCCGCTCCTCGACCTGCCCGCGGGCACGCGCCTGCACCTGGGCGCGGAGGCCGTGGTGGAGATCACGGGCCTCCGGAACCCGTGCATCCAGATCGACGGGCTCGGCGCGGGCACGATGAAGGCGGTCCTCGGGCGCGACGCCGACGGGAACGTCGTGCGGAAGTCCGGCGTGATGGCCGTGGTGATCACCGGCGGCGAGGTCCTCCCCGACGACGCCGTGCGCGTCGAGCTCCCCGCGGGCGAGCACCGGGCGCTCCAGCCGGTCTGA
- a CDS encoding LacI family DNA-binding transcriptional regulator, producing MSPRRPTVYDVAERAKVSIATVSFAFSRPDQISAATRERVLETAREIGYVPSASARGLARGRTGALGLHSFDLLIDRPLQREPAEPAAEDAPAAREPYAPGRTYIPWDDAGEIAADPRAFPLYVDEVRRGFELECRAHDRPVMLSRGSDTTTAVAESAGRVDGLAIFPGPSAAASLKRVSLRMPIVLFSYPPADDGHHRVTSDNAGGARELVRHLVVEHGITDTGFVGATSVGDYRERFQGYREALAEHGIAAPDEVLDDTVLGEGSGFAGVVAALRAGRLPRALVCASDQLALALVDLLRAEGVDVPGDVVVTGFDGILAGLLATPRLTTVRQPMEAMGRAAARILIDTTSAPQPGDPVTLRLGTKLVVRESCGCRG from the coding sequence ATGAGCCCCCGACGCCCCACGGTCTACGACGTCGCGGAACGCGCGAAGGTGTCCATCGCGACCGTGTCGTTCGCCTTCAGCCGGCCCGACCAGATCAGCGCCGCCACGCGCGAGCGCGTGCTCGAGACCGCGCGCGAGATCGGGTACGTGCCGAGCGCGTCCGCCCGCGGCCTCGCCCGGGGACGCACGGGCGCGCTCGGGCTGCACTCGTTCGACCTCCTCATCGACCGGCCGCTGCAGCGCGAGCCGGCCGAGCCCGCGGCCGAGGACGCGCCGGCCGCGCGGGAGCCGTACGCGCCCGGCCGCACGTACATCCCGTGGGACGACGCGGGCGAGATCGCGGCGGATCCCCGCGCCTTCCCGCTCTACGTCGACGAGGTCCGGCGCGGCTTCGAGCTCGAGTGCCGCGCGCACGACCGCCCGGTGATGCTCAGCCGCGGGAGCGACACCACCACCGCGGTCGCGGAGTCGGCCGGCCGCGTCGACGGCCTCGCGATCTTCCCCGGCCCGTCGGCGGCCGCGTCGCTGAAGCGCGTCTCGCTGCGGATGCCGATCGTGCTGTTCAGCTACCCGCCGGCCGACGACGGGCACCACCGCGTCACGTCCGACAACGCCGGGGGAGCGCGCGAGCTGGTGCGCCACCTGGTCGTCGAGCACGGGATCACCGACACCGGCTTCGTGGGCGCCACGAGCGTCGGCGACTACCGGGAGCGCTTCCAGGGCTACCGCGAGGCGCTCGCGGAGCACGGCATCGCGGCGCCGGACGAGGTGCTCGACGACACCGTGCTCGGCGAGGGCTCCGGGTTCGCCGGCGTCGTCGCCGCCCTCCGCGCGGGTCGCCTGCCGCGTGCGCTGGTGTGCGCCAGCGACCAGCTCGCGCTCGCCCTCGTCGACCTGCTGCGGGCGGAGGGGGTGGACGTGCCGGGCGACGTCGTCGTCACGGGCTTCGACGGCATCCTCGCGGGCCTGCTCGCGACGCCGCGGCTGACGACCGTGCGGCAGCCGATGGAGGCGATGGGGCGCGCGGCCGCCCGCATCCTCATCGATACGACGAGCGCTCCGCAGCCGGGCGATCCCGTGACGCTCCGCCTCGGAACGAAGCTCGTGGTGCGCGAGAGCTGCGGCTGCCGGGGCTGA
- a CDS encoding ABC transporter permease subunit — MGAARERIVVGASRVVAVGGVVALVGALPWLSGRSPEYTVLRARYADLEATPEALASIRAELGLDRGPLRVSLDWLAGVARGDLGTSWISGRPVLPGTLDALGVSLTLMAFAIVVVLGIAALVCAPALLTATRGRRARGSGAVAAALTALPEFLLATALLVVVAVWLRAAPPSGWDGPANAVLPALALGIPGGGLVGRLLADAIQAASAERWVATWAMAGISPARTTLAVLRRALPSVLGQVGLVLVGLTGGAVAVEQVFAIPGIGRATLGAASSQDVPALQAGVLALLVVAVAAGILASLLRRALLGPALRLGSLPVPDARVPARRRDAVVPAVAAGLLALIVVAGLARDPYATASGRLAPPSWQLPFGADASGRDLLGRVGHGAITTLGTALLVVVACCAIGLLLGLLPHATVGPIEVANAAPPILAGIVVTAIQGPSTWGAAVAVAAVSWAPLAAHAGALMTEARAQPHVRILPVLGVGRARILLGHLLPAVVGPVVRNAMLRLPGIALTLAALGFLGLGADRPTPEWGLILSEGSAYAERAPWAVGTPALALVLASVLAVSLSAHDLSGLVRRRRGSVAEAGATVEPSPALDRA, encoded by the coding sequence ATGGGCGCGGCGCGCGAGCGGATCGTCGTCGGGGCGTCCCGGGTCGTCGCCGTCGGCGGCGTGGTCGCGCTCGTCGGCGCGCTGCCGTGGCTGTCCGGACGCTCGCCCGAGTACACGGTCCTCCGCGCGCGCTACGCCGACCTCGAGGCGACCCCGGAGGCGCTCGCGTCGATCCGGGCCGAGCTCGGGCTCGACCGTGGGCCGCTCCGGGTGTCGCTCGACTGGCTCGCGGGCGTCGCGCGCGGCGACCTGGGCACGTCGTGGATCTCCGGCCGCCCGGTGCTGCCCGGCACCCTCGACGCGCTCGGGGTCTCCCTGACGCTCATGGCGTTCGCGATCGTCGTGGTCCTCGGGATCGCCGCGCTCGTGTGCGCGCCCGCGCTCCTCACCGCGACGCGGGGACGCCGGGCCCGCGGATCCGGCGCCGTCGCCGCCGCCCTCACCGCGCTGCCCGAGTTCCTCCTCGCGACCGCGCTGCTCGTGGTCGTCGCCGTGTGGCTCCGCGCGGCGCCGCCCTCCGGCTGGGACGGGCCGGCGAACGCGGTGCTCCCGGCGCTCGCCCTGGGGATCCCGGGCGGCGGGCTCGTCGGCCGGCTCCTCGCCGACGCGATCCAGGCCGCGTCCGCCGAGCGCTGGGTCGCCACGTGGGCCATGGCGGGCATCTCCCCTGCGCGCACGACCCTCGCGGTGCTGCGCCGCGCGCTCCCGTCGGTGCTCGGCCAGGTCGGGCTCGTGCTCGTGGGCCTCACGGGCGGGGCCGTCGCGGTCGAGCAGGTGTTCGCGATCCCCGGCATCGGCCGCGCGACCCTCGGCGCCGCGAGCAGCCAGGACGTCCCGGCGCTCCAGGCCGGCGTGCTCGCGCTCCTCGTGGTGGCCGTGGCGGCGGGGATCCTCGCGAGCCTCCTCCGCCGCGCGCTCCTCGGCCCGGCGCTCCGGCTCGGCTCCCTGCCCGTGCCCGACGCGCGCGTCCCCGCCCGGCGGCGCGACGCCGTGGTGCCGGCCGTCGCCGCGGGGCTCCTCGCGCTGATCGTCGTCGCGGGCCTCGCGCGGGATCCGTACGCCACCGCGTCCGGCCGCCTCGCGCCGCCCTCGTGGCAGCTCCCCTTCGGCGCCGACGCGAGCGGCCGCGACCTGCTCGGCCGCGTCGGCCACGGCGCGATCACGACGCTCGGCACCGCGCTCCTCGTGGTGGTCGCGTGCTGCGCGATCGGCCTCCTCCTCGGGCTGCTGCCGCACGCGACGGTGGGCCCGATCGAGGTCGCGAACGCCGCGCCGCCGATCCTCGCCGGCATCGTCGTGACGGCGATCCAGGGACCGTCCACCTGGGGCGCCGCCGTCGCCGTCGCGGCCGTGAGCTGGGCGCCGCTCGCCGCGCACGCGGGGGCCCTCATGACGGAGGCGCGCGCCCAGCCGCACGTGCGGATCCTGCCGGTGCTCGGGGTGGGACGCGCGCGGATCCTGCTCGGCCACCTCCTGCCCGCCGTGGTCGGCCCGGTCGTGCGGAACGCGATGCTGCGCCTGCCCGGCATCGCCCTCACGCTCGCCGCGCTCGGCTTCCTCGGCCTCGGCGCCGACCGGCCGACGCCCGAGTGGGGCCTGATCCTCAGCGAGGGCAGCGCCTACGCCGAGCGCGCCCCGTGGGCGGTCGGCACGCCCGCGCTCGCGCTGGTGCTCGCCTCGGTGCTCGCGGTGTCGCTCTCGGCGCACGACCTGTCGGGGCTCGTGCGACGGCGACGCGGATCCGTGGCGGAGGCGGGCGCGACCGTCGAGCCGTCCCCCGCGCTCGATCGGGCGTAA
- a CDS encoding MFS transporter — MTAPHRAGAPHAAVLLSSQLVFNLGFYAVVPFLAVVMRDDLGLGALAIGLVLGARTFSQQGLFLLGGMLADRFGPRTLIAAGCVVRVSGYLGLALAADLPGFLVGAILTGFGGALFSPALQSLVAAADARGRDRRRAGRPSLFAALVLVGEVGAAVGPLAGAALLGFGFSTTVLVGAGLFAAVGVALWCVIPADAGRADAGRADAGRADAAGARPPGSDAPADAAAHAPSTAGARPDRWAAVRDRRFLAFSALFAVDLVAYNQLYLGLPLELARAGAGTAAVGSAFLAVSLLTITLQWPVALVAKRLGPGRALALGFGTTATGFAALALGSLVPPPAGAALLPAAALVVCLTLGHMTAGPVTMELVPSFAGARPTASFYGLLASCGGVAVLVAGGVVGSLLDAAPALAWGLLAALPVAAAIGLPRLLPAGSAATTSATPAAPSARAPEAPDAPAAERPLTLPHHPADAPRIPVEGPHAR, encoded by the coding sequence ATGACCGCGCCCCACCGCGCCGGCGCACCCCACGCCGCCGTGCTGCTCTCCAGCCAGCTCGTGTTCAACCTCGGCTTCTACGCGGTCGTGCCGTTCCTCGCCGTCGTGATGCGCGACGACCTGGGGCTCGGCGCCCTCGCGATCGGCCTCGTGCTCGGCGCGCGCACCTTCAGCCAGCAGGGCCTCTTCCTCCTCGGCGGGATGCTCGCCGACCGCTTCGGCCCGCGGACGCTCATCGCCGCGGGCTGCGTCGTGCGCGTCTCCGGCTACCTCGGGCTCGCGCTCGCGGCGGACCTGCCGGGCTTCCTCGTCGGCGCGATCCTCACCGGGTTCGGCGGCGCGCTCTTCAGCCCGGCGCTGCAGAGCCTCGTCGCGGCCGCCGACGCGCGCGGGCGCGACCGCCGGCGCGCCGGACGGCCGTCGCTGTTCGCCGCGCTCGTGCTGGTGGGCGAGGTCGGCGCGGCGGTGGGGCCGCTCGCGGGCGCCGCGCTCCTGGGATTCGGCTTCTCGACCACGGTGCTCGTGGGGGCGGGCCTGTTCGCGGCGGTGGGGGTGGCGCTGTGGTGCGTGATCCCGGCGGACGCGGGGCGGGCGGACGCGGGGCGAGCGGACGCGGGGCGAGCGGATGCCGCCGGCGCCCGGCCGCCCGGATCCGACGCGCCCGCCGACGCCGCAGCGCACGCCCCCTCCACCGCCGGCGCGCGCCCCGACCGCTGGGCCGCCGTGCGCGACCGCCGCTTCCTCGCCTTCTCCGCGCTCTTCGCCGTGGACCTCGTCGCCTACAACCAGCTCTACCTCGGGCTGCCGCTCGAGCTCGCGCGGGCGGGCGCCGGGACCGCGGCCGTCGGATCCGCGTTCCTCGCCGTCTCGCTCCTCACCATCACGCTGCAGTGGCCCGTCGCGCTCGTCGCGAAGCGGCTCGGGCCGGGCCGGGCCCTGGCGCTCGGCTTCGGGACGACCGCGACCGGGTTCGCGGCGCTCGCCCTCGGATCGCTCGTGCCGCCGCCCGCCGGGGCCGCGCTGCTGCCCGCCGCCGCGCTCGTCGTCTGCCTGACCCTCGGCCACATGACCGCGGGCCCCGTGACCATGGAGCTCGTGCCGTCGTTCGCGGGTGCCCGGCCCACGGCGTCCTTCTACGGGCTGCTCGCCAGCTGCGGCGGCGTCGCCGTGCTCGTGGCCGGCGGCGTGGTCGGATCCCTGCTCGACGCCGCTCCCGCCCTCGCCTGGGGGCTGCTCGCGGCGCTGCCCGTCGCGGCCGCGATCGGCCTGCCGCGGCTGCTGCCCGCGGGCTCCGCCGCCACGACGTCCGCGACGCCGGCCGCCCCATCCGCCAGGGCACCCGAAGCGCCCGACGCGCCCGCCGCCGAGCGGCCCCTGACCCTCCCGCACCACCCCGCCGATGCCCCGCGCATCCCCGTAGAAGGACCCCATGCCCGCTAG
- a CDS encoding MFS transporter, with translation MSTTPAARTAASTASTPPAGNSRSRVIIASLIGTSIEFYDFYVYATAAVLVFPALFFANDDPTVAQLASFAVFGVAFIARPIGSILFGHFGDRIGRKGTLVASLLTMGIATVLIGCLPTALTPGWEVAAPAFLVIMRFGQGLGLGGEWSGAALLATENAPVGKRAIYGTFPQLGAPIGFIVANGVFLALSLGLTPEQFQSWGWRVPFLASAVLVIVGLYVRLKLIETPAFQKVVDSGEVAKLPVARVFVSSWRPLILGTFIMLATYTLFYLMTTFTLTYGTTARDAATAEAAATAAGKPFNPDTFAAGLGYARNDFLLMLIVGVVFFGVFTMVSGPLAEKYGRRKMLIATTLGILVFGLLFVPLFAGGFAGTMALLIIGFTLMGLTFGPMGAVLPELFPTNVRYTGSAISYNVASILGAAVAPFIAVALWQLLDGNVLLVGVYLSAMAAITLVALIISRETRDADYAGNVS, from the coding sequence ATGTCCACGACCCCCGCGGCCCGCACCGCCGCCAGCACCGCATCCACCCCGCCCGCCGGGAACTCGCGCTCGCGCGTCATCATCGCGAGCCTCATCGGCACGTCGATCGAGTTCTACGACTTCTACGTCTACGCGACCGCGGCGGTGCTCGTCTTCCCCGCCCTCTTCTTCGCGAACGACGACCCGACCGTCGCGCAGCTCGCGTCCTTCGCGGTGTTCGGCGTCGCGTTCATCGCCCGGCCCATCGGATCCATCCTCTTCGGCCACTTCGGCGACCGCATCGGCCGCAAGGGCACGCTCGTCGCGTCGCTGCTCACCATGGGCATCGCGACCGTCCTGATCGGCTGCCTGCCCACCGCGCTCACGCCCGGCTGGGAGGTCGCGGCGCCCGCGTTCCTCGTGATCATGCGCTTCGGCCAGGGCCTCGGCCTCGGCGGCGAGTGGAGCGGCGCCGCGCTGCTCGCGACCGAGAACGCGCCGGTCGGCAAGCGCGCCATCTACGGCACGTTCCCGCAGCTGGGCGCCCCCATCGGCTTCATCGTCGCCAACGGCGTCTTCCTCGCGCTCAGCCTCGGCCTCACCCCCGAGCAGTTCCAGTCGTGGGGCTGGCGCGTGCCGTTCCTCGCGAGCGCCGTGCTCGTGATCGTCGGCCTCTACGTGCGGCTCAAGCTCATCGAGACGCCCGCGTTCCAGAAGGTCGTCGACTCCGGCGAGGTCGCGAAGCTGCCCGTCGCGCGCGTGTTCGTGTCGAGCTGGCGGCCGCTGATCCTCGGCACCTTCATCATGCTGGCGACCTACACGCTCTTCTACCTGATGACGACGTTCACGCTCACCTACGGCACCACCGCGCGCGACGCGGCCACCGCCGAGGCCGCCGCGACCGCCGCCGGCAAGCCCTTCAACCCCGACACGTTCGCCGCCGGCCTCGGCTACGCGCGCAACGACTTCCTGCTCATGCTCATCGTGGGCGTCGTGTTCTTCGGCGTCTTCACGATGGTCTCGGGCCCGCTCGCGGAGAAGTACGGGCGCCGCAAGATGCTCATCGCGACGACCCTCGGGATCCTCGTGTTCGGCCTGCTCTTCGTGCCGCTGTTCGCGGGCGGCTTCGCCGGCACCATGGCGCTGCTGATCATCGGCTTCACCCTCATGGGCCTCACGTTCGGCCCCATGGGCGCGGTGCTGCCGGAGCTGTTCCCGACGAACGTGCGCTACACGGGATCCGCGATCAGCTACAACGTGGCGAGCATCCTCGGCGCCGCGGTCGCGCCGTTCATCGCCGTGGCGCTCTGGCAGCTGCTCGACGGGAACGTGCTGCTCGTCGGCGTGTACCTCAGCGCGATGGCGGCGATCACGCTGGTGGCGCTGATCATCAGCCGCGAGACGCGCGACGCCGACTACGCGGGGAACGTCAGTTGA